The sequence below is a genomic window from Fibrobacter sp. UWB13.
CCACCCTTCGGGCCTTCGTAGCGGATGACGACGACGTCGCCTGCCTTCACCTTGTTGCCGAGAATGCCGTTCACTGCTTCTTCCTGGCTTTCGAACACGATTGCCGGACCGGTGAACTTCCAGATGGATTCGTCAACGCCTGCGGTCTTCACGATGCAGCCGTCGATAGCGAGGTTACCGTAAAGAACAGCGAGGCCGCCGTCCTTGGTGTAAGCGTGTTCGCCATCGCGGATGGCACCGTTTGCGCGGTCGAGGTCGTGATCCGGGTACATGAAGTTCTGAGAGAAGGCTTCGATGTTGTACTTGCGGCCCGGACCTGCGAGGTAGCGCTGCTTGGCTTCGGCAGTCGGATTGCGCTTGAGGTCGTTTGCTTCGAGAGCATCGCCCATCGTGGCGGCGTGAACAGTCTTTGCGCTCTTGTGGATGAGACCCATGCGGTCGAGTTCACCGATGATGCCCATGATGCCGCCTGCACGGTTCACGTTTTCGACGTGGATGTTGTGGACGGTCGGGGCGACTTTGCAGATGCACGGCGTGTTGCGGGAGAGACGGTCGATGTCCTTCATGGTGAAGTCTACGCCAGCTTCCTGAGCGACGGCGAGCAAGTGGAGCACGGTGTTAGAAGAACCGCCCATGGCGATGTCGAGGCGCATGGCGTTTTCGAAGGCGTCCTTCGTGGCGATGCTGCGCGGGAGGATGCTTTCGTCGTTCAAATCGTAATACTGGTGGCAGAGTTCCACGATGCGCTTTCCGGCGGCTTCGAAGAGCTTCTTGCGTTCGGCGTGCGTTGCGACGATGGTGCCGTTGCCCGGGAGGCTAAGGCCGAGGGCTTCGGTAAGGGAGTTCATGGAGTTTGCGGTGAACATGCCGGAGCAGGAACCGCAAGTCGGGCAAGCGTTGGCTTCGATGTCGGCAACTTCTTCGTCGCTGATGGTGTTGTCTGCAGAATCGATCATGGCGTCGATCAAGTCGAGAGCGCGGTCCTTGCCGTCCTTCGTCGTGACGTGGCCAGCTTCCATCGGACCACCGGAAACGAAGATTGCCGGGATGTTGAGGCGCATGGCAGCCATGAGCATACCCGGAGTCACCTTGTCGCAGTTGGAGATGCAAACGAGGGCATCGGCGCGGTGGGCGTTTGCCATGTATTCGGTGGCGTCTGCAATGAGGTCGCGGGACGGAAGGCTGTAGAGCATGCCGTCGTGGCCCATGGCGATACCGTCGTCGACTGCGATGGTGTTCATTTCTTTAGCGACACCGCCGGCAGCTTCGATCGCGCGTGCGACAACTTGGCCGACATCCTTGAGGTGGACATGACCCGGTACAAACTGGGTGTAGCTGTTCACCACGCAAATGACGGGCTTACCAAAGTCTTCTACCTTGGTTCCTGTTGCGTGCCAAAGGGCACGTGCACCGGCCATTTCGCGGCCTTCCATAGTCTTGAGCGAACGAAGTTTCGGCATAATGATCCTTTTTTGTCTTTAATAATTCTAGTGGCATTATATATGCCACCTTAAATTTCGGTTATAAGTTAGAAAATTAATTCTTGTGATGAAAATGGCGAGGCGCCTAGATTGTTGCAAAGAAGGCGTTGAGGCTAAAGCCACCATGGCTTGTTTGGATGACCTTGGCGGTTGTGGAATGTTCTCTCGAAAGGGCGGGGCATTCGCGCAAAAGGTTTGCTGTGCAGGTGTACTTGGCGCCGTCGCGGGTGTCATCTTTCGGGGCGAGGATGGCGACTGTGAGCGTTTTGCCCAAATGGTGTAAGTCTCGGGCGAGTTCCGTTAGCTTTTTGCCGATTTGCGTGTAAAGCTTTGGGGCGTCAAAATCGAGGCGCTTGCCGTAGGGTGGGTTTAGCACGAGAATGGGCGAGGAGTCGCCGCAGGCATCTGCAATTTCTTTGGCGGTGTAGCTGAAAAAGTCGTGGAGTTGCGGAGTAATTGTGGGCGTGTTTTCGTTCGGCGCGATTTGTGCGAGCGGGCTACATTCGATGTTGTGCTTGATGATGTTTACCGCGCGTTCGGAAATGTCGCTCGTGAGGATTTTTGCGATGATGGGATGCTTTGTCGCATTGTAAGACTTTACTGGACCCTTCACTTCGTTCAGGGTGACGGATGTTGATGTATCGCCTCTTGTATCGTTCTGGGTGACGCTTCGCGTTATAAAATTCCAGGTGGCTTCTTTGAAGGCGGGCTGGTGCTTTAGTGCAAAATCGCGGCATGTGCCGGGAATGATTTTGTTTGCAATGCAGGCGGCTTCGAGGCTGAACGTGCCACTGCCGGACATGAGGTCGATAAGGGTGATGCTTCGCGGATGGCTTGTGTCATCCTGAGCGGAGCGCGGAGCGCGAAGTCGAAGGATCTCTATTGCTTCAAAAATCATCGCGGAGGCGATGGTTTCTTTGAGCGGAGCGTCGTTCACGAATCGCTCAAAACCGCGCTTGTAGAGTTCTTCGCCGGCGAGGTCAAGCCAGATGGTGCAGCGGTCGTCAAGAAAGTTGACGTAGAGATTTTGTTGAATGCTGCGATTCTCGTATTGCGACGGGGCGTTGCGGGGTGTCCCCGCAGAGGGGGTAGCGGATGCCGTGTCGGCAGAAGCGAGGGGGACACTTACCCCTTCTATTATTTTATATAAACGTTCGGCGATGGCGTCGCTGTGGTACAGGCGGGAATGCTTGCAAGTAACGTGGATGTTTATAGATCCTTCGACTTCGCAACTAGCGTTGCTCCGCTCAGGATGACACGGAAGGTAAAGTTCCCAAGGAATTTCGCTTGCTTTCTTTTCGAGTTCGCGGAAGTTTTCGGCTTTGAAACTGGCGACTTCCATGAGCACGCGGTTTGCGATGCGGCTTACAGCGACGACTTTCCACGCTTCAGTGAGTTTTGTGGCAAATTCGACTTTGCCGTCCCCAGTGGCGTGTGGCTGTTCCGTTGCGCTTTCGCCTAAAATGATTTCTAATTCTCTCGAAAGAGTTTGTTCGAAACCAAGCGGAGAAACGGCTAAAAAGCGGTGCGGTTTTCCGATGATGTGTTTCTTGATGCGTTTTTCGAGAGCGTCACTCATGGACTGCAATATAAAAATTGCTAGGAGTCCAGGTCAACGGCGATCAAGTCCTTGGATGGTACCGTTGGGGCAATCATGGGGAGCTTGCTCAAGTCCAGGTTGATGGCGATGATTTCGCCGGAGAGCGACATGATGGCGCCTGTGGAGGTGTTGAACGTGCCGATGACGTTCCCGGAACCGTCGCTGACGGTCATTGTCTTGGGGGCGATAACGTAGTAGTTAGCCCCGAGCTGGTAGAAGTAGCTGGGTTCGCTAACGACGATATTTTGCGGAATTTGGAGGTCTGAAGTCTTATTTGATGCAGAATCTTGAGTTGCTGCGCTTTCGGAGCAATTCCATGCAGTGGCAAGAATGCCTGCCAATAGTAAGCATCTAAAAACTTGAAACTTCATAATCTTTCCTCGGATTGTAAATCTATATTGACATTTCGTTTTCGTAATAAAAAACAGATTTTCGTAAGTTTTAAATGTTCCCTTTGTGTTCTCGGATACGATTGCCTAGATGATGCGTTCTTGAACTTGGGTTTTGAAATATTTATTTCTCGTGTTACTATCTTTTACGTATGATTATGAAAAAGTTTGTGTTGATTTCTGCGATTGGCTTTTTGGCCGCATCTGCTTTTGCTGCACAGGGCGCTCCGATGGGTGCATCTGTGGATCCGACTCCTGAAGAACAGAAGGCTCTCGATGCCCTGAAGGGTAAGCTCGAAGGGGCTATTGTCTGGTCTACGAGCCGTGCGAATTCTCTCCATGATATTTGGATTATGAATGCTGACGGAACGAATGCCCGTGCGCTGACCAAGAGCAATAATGTAGACTGGTTCCCGCGTGTCGCTCCAGATGGCTCGAAAGTGCTTTTTAACCGTAGCAAGGCTGGTTGGGTTCCTGAAAATGATGCAAATTACCCGGAAAAGTGGGATTTGTGGACTGTCGGTATTGACGGTACGAACGAAACGAAGATTGTCGAAAATGCAACTTGGGGCACTTGGCGCCCGGATGGCAAGTCCATTGTGTTTAGCCGTGCCGGCAAGGTCTTTACGATGGATCTCGCGAGCAAAAAGGAAACGCTTGTGCTTGATGGCGAAAAAGCGTTCAAGAAGGCTGGCGTGATTTTGCAGGAACCGAACATGAGTCCGGATGGCAAGCACCTCGCGATTACGCTTCGCGGTTCGATGCGAGAAACGGGCGTGTGGGATTTGGCTAAGAACGCCTGGACCAAGTCCGGCGACGGTTGCCAGATTGACTGGAATTTCGATGGCTCAAAGCTCTACCGTGTAAACCCCACGGGTAACGGTGGTACGGCTGCTCCGAGTGAAATTTTGTGGTTCACGGCTAAGGACGGCAAACAGGTAGAAAAGGTCGGCTTCTTTGGTATCCCGAAGAACGTGAAGCTGATGGACTTGCCGGGTCGTCGCAGTCATGAATACTTCCCGCGCCTCTCGCCGGATGGCAAGTGGCTTGTGTGGGGTGCAACCGACAAGGGCCACGACCACGATTTGTTCGACTACGAACTCTATATTTGGAAGATTGGCGAACCGGTTGAAACGGCAACGCGTATCACGTACAATAGTGGCAACGACCGCTGGCCGGATATCTGGTTTGGTAAGGTCCCGGTGAGCGCTGCTCCGGTTGCTGCAAAGGCTGTTGAAACGGCTGCAAATGCGACGGCTGCTGCCATTGCCGGTGGCGTAAGCGATGCCAAGATGGATGAACTTATCAAGGCTATTGACCGCTTGACCGATGCAGTGAAGGCGCTTGCTCCGGCGAAGTAAGTAAGAGAAAGGTGGTGCCCGATGGTCGTTCCGGGACGGGCATGACAGAATGCAAAAATGCCGCAGCTTTGATGCTGCGGCTTTTGCTATTAAGTGTATCGCTTTTATTTCGCGTTACTGCGGAGGCAGAATGCCATGATGGCGAATGCGCCGGCAACGTTCATGCTCGCTTTGCGACCTGCCATCGGAATGGTGACTTTCATGGTCGCTTCGGCCATGATTTCTGGGGCGATGCCGAGTTCTTCGTTGCCGAGGACGATGAGCCCTTTTGCCGGCCATGTTACGTTGTTTATGCTCGGGATGTCTTCGCCGGTTTCAAGGGCGATGATTTCGTAGCCGTTTTCCTTGTGCCATTTGATGCAGTCGAATGGGCTGTCCCAGCGCTTGATGGGGATCCATTCCTGGCAACCACGGGCTGCGCTTTTGACGGTCACGTGGTCGGGGCTGCAGCTGTAGCCGCTGAGGTGCACGCCTTCGAGCCCAAAACAGTCGGTGCTGCGGATGATGGAACCTACGTTGAATGCGCTGCGCAAATTGTGCACGAGCACGGCGAATTGGATGGGCTTCTCGTTTGCGACTTCGCGGTCACCCGGTTCCTGTTCCAAGTACACGTCGCGTTCAAAGCCAAGCCCTGCGCGGGTGCGGAACGTCTTGTACAAGTCAATCATTTGCGCTTGGTTTTTGCCTGTCAATCTCTCGGATTCGGGCAGGTGGAGCCATTCGGTGTAGGTCTCGAATTCACGGCGGGCGCGGGGAACATCGTCGCCTAATTGCAAGATGATTACTCGTAAAAGTTCAGCAAGCCTCTTGAATTTTGAGGGCTCTTTCATGGCTAAAAATTTAGGTTCTGTGTACATGTTTTCAATGATAGAAAATTACCCTTTAAACGGCTAAAAAAAGGCTTTTTTACGAGTGTTTTTAGGGATTTTGAAACAGTTTTTCCACCCATTTTTCTAAATTTCGTATAAATGGAAAAAATACGGAAAACTAGGGTTTTAATCACTAACGACGATGGCGTTGGTAGTGTCAACTTGCATGCTCTTGCTCTTGCTTTGAGCAAGGTTTCCGATGTCTATATTTTTGCGCCTGAAGGCGAGCAGAGTGGTGTTGGTCACGCCTTTACGATTCGTCGCGGATTGCGTGTTCTGCATGTCGAAACTGTCTCTGGAAACGTGGATTGGCCGTATGAGGTTTTCTCGGTTTCGGGTACTCCTGCGGACTGCGTAAAGTTTGCCATAGGGCATTTTGCCAATTACGGACTTGATGATAACACGATTGTTCCCGAAGGCTTTGATGTGTGTTTTTCGGGAATCAATGTGGGCGAAAATTCCGGTGTGTCGTCGCTTTATTCGGGGACGGTTGCCGGTGCTCGTGAAGCCGCCCTTTGGGGTGTGCCTGCGGTGGCGCTTTCGCTGCGTGGATTGAAAGGCAACCTGTTGCAGGTGGCGATTGATTTTGCACGCAAGATTGTTTCTGAGAACCTGTTCAAGAAAATTTCCAAGGGCGTGTTCTGGAATGTGAATTTCCCGAAAGTCAAGGACGATGAATTCCTTGGATTCAAGGCTTGTACGATGGACAGTGGAATGTTTACCGATCACTATGATCACAAGGATGGCTTGTGGTTTTTGGATGGCGAAAAGCTGTGGTCGAAGGCTCCTGAGGGTTCGGACGACAACTTGCTAGATAAGGGCTATG
It includes:
- a CDS encoding PD40 domain-containing protein — its product is MIMKKFVLISAIGFLAASAFAAQGAPMGASVDPTPEEQKALDALKGKLEGAIVWSTSRANSLHDIWIMNADGTNARALTKSNNVDWFPRVAPDGSKVLFNRSKAGWVPENDANYPEKWDLWTVGIDGTNETKIVENATWGTWRPDGKSIVFSRAGKVFTMDLASKKETLVLDGEKAFKKAGVILQEPNMSPDGKHLAITLRGSMRETGVWDLAKNAWTKSGDGCQIDWNFDGSKLYRVNPTGNGGTAAPSEILWFTAKDGKQVEKVGFFGIPKNVKLMDLPGRRSHEYFPRLSPDGKWLVWGATDKGHDHDLFDYELYIWKIGEPVETATRITYNSGNDRWPDIWFGKVPVSAAPVAAKAVETAANATAAAIAGGVSDAKMDELIKAIDRLTDAVKALAPAK
- a CDS encoding class I SAM-dependent RNA methyltransferase, giving the protein MSDALEKRIKKHIIGKPHRFLAVSPLGFEQTLSRELEIILGESATEQPHATGDGKVEFATKLTEAWKVVAVSRIANRVLMEVASFKAENFRELEKKASEIPWELYLPCHPERSNASCEVEGSINIHVTCKHSRLYHSDAIAERLYKIIEGVSVPLASADTASATPSAGTPRNAPSQYENRSIQQNLYVNFLDDRCTIWLDLAGEELYKRGFERFVNDAPLKETIASAMIFEAIEILRLRAPRSAQDDTSHPRSITLIDLMSGSGTFSLEAACIANKIIPGTCRDFALKHQPAFKEATWNFITRSVTQNDTRGDTSTSVTLNEVKGPVKSYNATKHPIIAKILTSDISERAVNIIKHNIECSPLAQIAPNENTPTITPQLHDFFSYTAKEIADACGDSSPILVLNPPYGKRLDFDAPKLYTQIGKKLTELARDLHHLGKTLTVAILAPKDDTRDGAKYTCTANLLRECPALSREHSTTAKVIQTSHGGFSLNAFFATI
- the surE gene encoding 5'/3'-nucleotidase SurE — protein: MEKIRKTRVLITNDDGVGSVNLHALALALSKVSDVYIFAPEGEQSGVGHAFTIRRGLRVLHVETVSGNVDWPYEVFSVSGTPADCVKFAIGHFANYGLDDNTIVPEGFDVCFSGINVGENSGVSSLYSGTVAGAREAALWGVPAVALSLRGLKGNLLQVAIDFARKIVSENLFKKISKGVFWNVNFPKVKDDEFLGFKACTMDSGMFTDHYDHKDGLWFLDGEKLWSKAPEGSDDNLLDKGYATITPHRIDQTDEKSLEVISEMLGSDDFTSH
- a CDS encoding TrmH family RNA methyltransferase — protein: MKEPSKFKRLAELLRVIILQLGDDVPRARREFETYTEWLHLPESERLTGKNQAQMIDLYKTFRTRAGLGFERDVYLEQEPGDREVANEKPIQFAVLVHNLRSAFNVGSIIRSTDCFGLEGVHLSGYSCSPDHVTVKSAARGCQEWIPIKRWDSPFDCIKWHKENGYEIIALETGEDIPSINNVTWPAKGLIVLGNEELGIAPEIMAEATMKVTIPMAGRKASMNVAGAFAIMAFCLRSNAK
- the ilvD gene encoding dihydroxy-acid dehydratase codes for the protein MPKLRSLKTMEGREMAGARALWHATGTKVEDFGKPVICVVNSYTQFVPGHVHLKDVGQVVARAIEAAGGVAKEMNTIAVDDGIAMGHDGMLYSLPSRDLIADATEYMANAHRADALVCISNCDKVTPGMLMAAMRLNIPAIFVSGGPMEAGHVTTKDGKDRALDLIDAMIDSADNTISDEEVADIEANACPTCGSCSGMFTANSMNSLTEALGLSLPGNGTIVATHAERKKLFEAAGKRIVELCHQYYDLNDESILPRSIATKDAFENAMRLDIAMGGSSNTVLHLLAVAQEAGVDFTMKDIDRLSRNTPCICKVAPTVHNIHVENVNRAGGIMGIIGELDRMGLIHKSAKTVHAATMGDALEANDLKRNPTAEAKQRYLAGPGRKYNIEAFSQNFMYPDHDLDRANGAIRDGEHAYTKDGGLAVLYGNLAIDGCIVKTAGVDESIWKFTGPAIVFESQEEAVNGILGNKVKAGDVVVIRYEGPKGGPGMQEMLYPTSYLKSRHLGKSCALLTDGRFSGGTSGLSIGHASPEAANKGNIGLVHTGDVIEIDIPNRTINVELTDEELAARRQEMESRGAKAWKPENRDRVVSKALQAYAAMASSADKGAVRDLSLIGVK